In the Nitrospirales bacterium LBB_01 genome, one interval contains:
- a CDS encoding FHA domain-containing protein yields the protein MNKAITFAGLTDKGLVRQRNEDNLSMNPEHGMFIVSDGMGGHAAGDLASKEVVENLPGLLIKYMQHIASLKGPDAVETISSALTELNEHVRIISKSKPGLSGMGATVVLLIIKNREAIVAHMGDSRAYLLRHGSLTQLTMDHSVIQVLINSGEITQADIQSHPARGKITRCIGMSGDALPETKFMVPQPGDRFLLCSDGLTGMVGDSDIKETLMNIADSEKACASLIKSAITAGGIDNITVIVVDYVLNDDSDSDVTPVTISDTEKYGSGEKDTAETTDFAALVVNLDKTPPQFSLPVTAPSFTIGRSSNNNLSLKVDKTVSRNHCVVRVEGGELILEDLGSRNGTYLNGKRIKGAVSLPLPSWFAVGRTRIGIIPPGSDEAQADDLLDEAYSSEGSILIPPSEFFEERTEALLVVDIVGSTRIVKLGETHLVKVISALGQLLEKSLQNEKHAFLKCTGDGFFAIFSSADAALSAALKLSPGILRHIKIPVQISIALHWGSVRLTQEGERTGRNAHAVFSLEDLRHREPKVNERLTPHHKEFILMTDPFWSNLNPASQLKALPIGSYTLKGLDKQEKIYYWKTQ from the coding sequence ATGAATAAAGCGATAACATTCGCAGGCTTAACCGACAAGGGGCTGGTTCGACAAAGAAATGAGGATAACTTGTCCATGAACCCGGAGCACGGCATGTTTATTGTATCCGATGGTATGGGAGGACATGCCGCAGGAGACCTTGCCAGTAAAGAAGTCGTAGAAAACCTGCCCGGTCTTTTAATTAAATATATGCAGCACATCGCTAGCCTCAAGGGCCCCGATGCCGTTGAGACAATCTCATCAGCCCTCACCGAGCTTAATGAACATGTGCGAATTATAAGTAAATCCAAACCGGGGCTTTCCGGCATGGGCGCCACAGTTGTTCTACTGATAATAAAAAACCGGGAGGCCATTGTCGCCCACATGGGTGACAGTAGAGCATATCTGCTAAGACACGGTTCCCTTACCCAGCTCACCATGGACCACTCTGTCATACAGGTGTTGATAAACTCTGGAGAAATCACTCAGGCGGATATCCAAAGCCACCCGGCCAGAGGAAAAATCACTCGTTGTATCGGTATGTCCGGGGATGCACTGCCGGAGACCAAATTCATGGTACCTCAACCCGGCGACAGGTTCCTGCTTTGCAGCGACGGCCTCACTGGAATGGTCGGCGACAGCGATATAAAAGAAACGCTTATGAACATTGCTGACTCAGAAAAAGCCTGTGCCTCACTGATTAAATCAGCCATCACAGCAGGCGGCATTGACAATATCACCGTGATTGTCGTTGACTACGTTTTAAATGATGACTCTGACAGCGATGTTACTCCTGTAACCATCTCAGACACAGAAAAGTACGGCTCGGGGGAAAAAGACACCGCTGAGACAACAGACTTTGCTGCTTTGGTCGTAAATCTGGATAAAACACCGCCTCAGTTTAGCTTACCCGTGACCGCTCCTTCTTTTACGATAGGAAGGTCATCAAACAACAATTTAAGTTTAAAGGTGGACAAGACCGTATCACGCAACCACTGTGTTGTCAGAGTGGAGGGGGGTGAGTTAATTTTGGAGGATCTTGGCAGCCGAAACGGCACATACCTAAACGGCAAACGCATAAAGGGAGCTGTGAGTCTGCCCTTGCCCTCGTGGTTTGCTGTTGGACGCACAAGGATTGGTATAATCCCTCCCGGCTCTGATGAGGCGCAGGCTGATGATTTGCTTGATGAGGCCTATAGCTCTGAGGGAAGTATATTAATTCCGCCCAGTGAGTTCTTTGAAGAACGTACGGAGGCGCTTCTGGTTGTTGACATAGTGGGTTCAACGAGAATTGTAAAACTGGGTGAAACTCACCTTGTTAAAGTCATATCGGCTCTTGGGCAGCTGCTTGAAAAATCCCTGCAAAATGAAAAACATGCCTTTCTTAAATGCACAGGGGATGGTTTTTTTGCTATTTTTAGTTCGGCCGATGCCGCTCTGAGTGCAGCCCTTAAGCTCTCACCGGGAATCCTCAGACACATAAAGATTCCGGTTCAAATATCGATAGCTCTTCACTGGGGCTCAGTACGTCTTACTCAGGAGGGCGAACGCACCGGACGAAACGCTCATGCTGTGTTTTCCCTTGAAGACCTAAGACACAGAGAGCCAAAAGTAAACGAACGCTTGACCCCTCATCACAAAGAATTTATACTTATGACCGACCCCTTCTGGAGTAACCTCAACCCGGCTTCACAACTTAAGGCACTGCCCATCGGCTCTTATACGCTTAAGGGACTGGATAAGCAGGAAAAGATTTACTACTGGAAAACTCAATAA
- a CDS encoding protein kinase: protein MSSSLTGKNAKCKKCGGTFRIEKYAAEQSVSMQTMEKGSGCSWNVGDVILDLYEVSGLLGEGGMGKVYKVKHKGWNVDLAVKCPKSAELARAGGSENFEREAETWVNLGLHPHIVSCYYVREVDEVPMVFAEYVDGGSLNDWIHDGKLNTLDAILDASIQFAWGLHYAHEKGLIHQDIKPANVMMTSEGIAKVTDFGLAKAVGMSYGQDSFEDYGLNKLVTPGGMTPAYCSPEQANQEQLSLKTDIWSWAVSVLVMFTGEVTWPSGTVAGEAMKWYLESMGDGLSNKNLPAMPDEVAELLTRCFKENPIERPDSMFDVARELIKIYEKLIGKNYARTAPEVSTATADSLNNRAVSLLDLGREEEAERLWTEALRIQPHHPESSFNLGLSQWRGAKITDNSLVRLLDEVQRSHPETPIVKYLTGLVHLERDDCSLALKYLNDIDPTITHLEDIRYAIVYAQSQKGRSKGCLRTFTGHDEPVTAVGLSADGRIAMSGSLDKTLRLWDTETGTCLKVFIGHTDGILSAYMLPDASLIISGSRDKTVRVWDVKSGYCLHTFKGHMDGVTSVFIEPGGRNPLSGSMDETIKLWDTKTGTYMRSFIGHKGDITSVYLTKDGKYVASSCKDGTIRLWDVSSLRCLHTFKGHIGAVNFMSVSKNGQTMVTAGADKSVKLWDLTTRIYSKTMYGHGEAVSGVFVDSVGKTFVSVSHDKTMIQWAVDSGRGMRTFEGHSESVNAAALSEDGRFAITGGDDKQVKFWDVTSNRESFRAPMMLSQVLKSEAAFSAMAAYSQELKEAKKCFKEGDFKKAAAHIRKARSQRGYSRDIEALTMWMELYLRFPRHKFVGGWEGVTFKGHSGSVTSISVDSHGKLLLTGSIDKTIRLWDIESGDLINTFKGFPAGITSVHLSEDGLYAVAGTMDKTISFWDVQKGKQIRAIKGHEGVVRSVYLSNDCHLAVTSGDDKTVKVWDVTTGRLIRSYDDHTDPVMAVSLNADNRFFITGCADGKLKVWEMTTANFVKALATYEGHTDVINTVALSLDGKLVVTGSEDMTIRVWDLSLGKCVKKLEGHTAGVTTVSISADNNFLLSGSNDNAVRLWDIRSESCVRVFKGHQLGINSVLLSRHGRHAFSAGDDGEIKLWTLDWEIDDTKEGRWDDSAYGYLELFLASFVPYVSGSLARRGKPGWKDKDLEELFYKLGCVGCGWISHEVIKKEIKILEGKKFSK, encoded by the coding sequence GTGTCATCATCATTGACTGGTAAAAACGCCAAGTGTAAAAAGTGTGGCGGCACGTTTAGAATAGAAAAATATGCGGCAGAGCAATCCGTCTCAATGCAGACTATGGAAAAAGGCTCAGGCTGCTCGTGGAACGTTGGGGATGTAATATTAGACCTCTATGAGGTTTCAGGGCTTTTGGGCGAGGGCGGAATGGGCAAGGTGTATAAGGTTAAACATAAGGGCTGGAATGTTGACCTTGCCGTGAAATGCCCAAAGTCGGCGGAGCTGGCAAGAGCGGGGGGATCGGAAAACTTTGAGCGTGAGGCTGAGACGTGGGTCAATCTCGGTCTGCATCCGCATATAGTCAGCTGCTACTACGTAAGAGAGGTCGATGAGGTTCCAATGGTTTTTGCCGAATACGTGGATGGCGGGAGTTTAAACGACTGGATTCATGACGGCAAACTAAACACACTGGACGCCATCCTTGACGCTTCAATACAGTTTGCATGGGGGCTCCATTATGCTCATGAAAAAGGGCTTATTCACCAGGATATAAAACCGGCTAATGTCATGATGACCTCAGAGGGCATAGCCAAAGTTACCGACTTCGGACTTGCCAAAGCCGTGGGAATGTCATACGGTCAGGATAGTTTTGAAGACTATGGTTTGAATAAATTAGTGACGCCGGGAGGGATGACGCCGGCTTATTGTTCTCCTGAGCAGGCCAATCAGGAACAACTTTCCCTTAAGACCGACATTTGGTCATGGGCAGTGTCTGTGCTTGTGATGTTTACCGGGGAGGTGACCTGGCCCTCGGGCACAGTGGCAGGGGAGGCTATGAAGTGGTATCTGGAAAGTATGGGCGATGGTCTCAGTAATAAGAACCTGCCGGCTATGCCGGATGAGGTAGCGGAACTCCTTACCAGGTGCTTTAAGGAAAACCCAATTGAACGTCCAGACAGTATGTTTGATGTAGCCCGTGAACTTATAAAAATATATGAGAAGTTAATTGGTAAAAATTATGCTCGCACTGCCCCAGAGGTCAGCACGGCTACAGCCGATAGTCTTAATAACCGAGCAGTCTCTCTTCTTGACCTTGGCAGAGAGGAGGAGGCAGAGCGGCTATGGACCGAGGCGCTTCGGATTCAGCCCCATCATCCGGAATCCAGCTTTAACCTTGGGCTATCTCAGTGGCGCGGAGCTAAGATAACAGATAACTCACTTGTCAGACTGCTGGATGAGGTTCAGCGCTCCCACCCTGAAACCCCAATAGTGAAATATCTGACAGGTCTTGTGCATCTGGAAAGAGACGACTGCTCACTTGCTTTAAAATACCTTAACGATATAGACCCAACTATAACGCACCTTGAGGACATTAGGTATGCGATAGTTTACGCACAATCGCAAAAAGGGCGTTCAAAGGGCTGCCTTAGAACCTTTACCGGACATGATGAGCCTGTAACCGCCGTAGGGTTAAGTGCAGACGGCAGAATTGCCATGTCGGGTAGTCTTGATAAGACACTTCGTCTTTGGGATACGGAAACCGGAACATGTCTGAAAGTTTTTATAGGGCATACAGACGGCATCCTATCGGCATATATGCTGCCCGACGCATCGCTTATAATCTCCGGCAGCCGGGACAAAACGGTACGAGTGTGGGATGTTAAAAGCGGCTACTGTCTCCACACTTTTAAAGGCCACATGGATGGAGTTACCTCGGTGTTTATAGAGCCGGGCGGGCGTAACCCGCTATCGGGCAGCATGGATGAGACAATAAAACTATGGGATACAAAAACAGGCACTTATATGAGGTCTTTTATCGGGCACAAAGGAGATATAACATCGGTTTATCTTACAAAGGATGGAAAATATGTAGCGTCATCGTGCAAAGACGGTACAATACGGCTTTGGGATGTTTCCTCTCTTAGATGTCTGCACACATTTAAGGGGCATATCGGTGCTGTTAACTTTATGTCGGTAAGTAAAAACGGTCAGACAATGGTCACAGCTGGAGCTGACAAGAGCGTAAAATTGTGGGACTTGACCACCCGTATATACAGTAAAACCATGTATGGTCATGGTGAGGCGGTAAGCGGGGTTTTTGTGGACTCAGTAGGTAAGACATTTGTCTCTGTAAGTCATGATAAGACAATGATCCAGTGGGCAGTTGACTCCGGCAGAGGTATGCGCACCTTTGAGGGACACTCGGAGTCAGTTAACGCAGCGGCTCTGTCAGAGGATGGCAGATTTGCCATTACAGGAGGCGATGATAAACAAGTAAAATTCTGGGATGTCACCTCCAACAGGGAATCTTTCCGAGCACCTATGATGCTCTCTCAGGTACTTAAGAGCGAGGCTGCGTTTTCAGCCATGGCAGCCTACTCGCAGGAACTTAAGGAGGCAAAGAAGTGTTTTAAAGAGGGGGATTTTAAAAAGGCGGCAGCTCATATAAGAAAAGCACGCTCACAGCGCGGCTATAGCCGTGACATCGAGGCGTTGACTATGTGGATGGAACTGTATTTGCGTTTCCCTCGTCACAAATTTGTAGGCGGCTGGGAGGGTGTTACATTTAAAGGGCACAGTGGATCGGTCACTTCAATTTCGGTTGACAGTCACGGAAAACTTTTGCTTACCGGCAGCATAGATAAAACCATTCGGCTTTGGGATATAGAAAGCGGTGATTTAATTAACACATTTAAGGGATTCCCTGCCGGCATAACCAGCGTGCATCTGAGCGAGGACGGTCTGTATGCAGTGGCAGGCACTATGGATAAAACCATAAGCTTTTGGGACGTACAAAAGGGTAAGCAGATAAGAGCTATCAAAGGGCATGAGGGAGTGGTACGCAGCGTATATCTCAGCAACGATTGTCATTTGGCTGTTACCTCAGGGGACGATAAAACTGTAAAGGTTTGGGATGTTACCACAGGGCGTCTTATTAGATCGTATGATGACCACACTGACCCTGTCATGGCTGTTTCATTAAATGCCGACAACAGGTTTTTTATAACAGGTTGTGCTGATGGTAAACTTAAGGTGTGGGAGATGACAACAGCTAACTTTGTGAAAGCTCTTGCCACTTATGAAGGACACACAGATGTAATAAACACGGTGGCGTTAAGTCTGGACGGAAAACTTGTGGTAACCGGCAGCGAGGATATGACAATAAGGGTGTGGGATCTGTCTTTAGGAAAATGCGTAAAGAAACTTGAGGGCCACACGGCAGGGGTTACCACAGTAAGCATAAGTGCCGACAACAACTTCTTACTTTCTGGTAGTAACGACAATGCTGTAAGACTTTGGGATATCAGGTCGGAAAGCTGTGTGCGAGTATTTAAGGGGCATCAGTTAGGGATAAACTCGGTATTGTTGAGCCGTCATGGCAGACATGCTTTCTCAGCAGGCGATGACGGCGAAATAAAGCTATGGACGCTTGACTGGGAAATAGACGATACAAAAGAGGGCAGGTGGGATGACTCAGCTTATGGATATCTTGAGCTGTTCCTTGCCTCCTTTGTGCCTTATGTATCGGGGAGCCTTGCCCGCCGGGGAAAACCAGGCTGGAAAGATAAGGACCTTGAAGAACTGTTCTATAAGCTTGGATGTGTCGGCTGCGGCTGGATCTCTCATGAAGTAATTAAAAAAGAAATAAAAATACTTGAAGGCAAAAAGTTTTCAAAATAA